A stretch of Episyrphus balteatus chromosome 2, idEpiBalt1.1, whole genome shotgun sequence DNA encodes these proteins:
- the LOC129910588 gene encoding glycogen-binding subunit 76A gives MNGPGDIPLTQSVTPEGPCGLVAVIPTLGMSSCRGRAEAFARTLQSKLRTLGSQNEDNLSQEEEPIINGGPSSNTWVPSTHDSEQTVTNLQPLRHESDSFFDFDCELESPGSPVDECEYLRLIESASNTPHNSATESGYACTSVASSHSSSSDCTFFDPETEYTVPQQIQFQQPRLSSTADNESTIELDNIRESLEISLTNGHGDSENYNGLEKQNNLPKDSSDDSNSLPPEFQDSCCKNESIIEDAIKKQEEILNELQKKSQIISSTPTHNGQSNKITEKIQQNDESNIKISLAEIKNLHGESEITISITEPDESEEPEEETQTKTTDRGKITSVLDTDDEDDCRPQRVRRCSSLKTGKTPPGTPGRKKIVRFADVLGLDLADVKTFLDEIPNIPKSAFEDLEIMESEPPIQLGPKSDKLLMPLFQQPGGLPTFLDLVREKQVSLENAAVSDHINHTINGSVRVRNLDFHKSVHIRYTIDNWRTYADLQGTYVDNSCDGFSDKFTFVLYGNSMQVGQRLEFAVRFQCKGQQFWDNNFGANYCFQCLPSTSQTNLSAASQNSSVGLPDSTPHHNGNEGAILSPAAGETWCGFY, from the exons ATGAACGGACCGGGTGATATACCATTGACACAAAGTGTAACTCCTGAAGGTCCTTGTGGCCTAGTTGCAGTTATACCAACATTAGGTATGTCATCATGTCGTGGGCGTGCCGAAGCATTTGCACGAACGTTACAATCAAAACTTAGAACACTTGGATCACaa AATGAAGATAACTTATCACAAGAAGAAGAGCCAATTATCAATGGCGGACCATCATCAAACACATGGGTTCCATCCACACACGATTCCGAACAAACTGTTACCAATTTACAACCATTACGACATGAATCTGACTCATTTTTCGATTTCGATTGTGAGCTTGAAAGTCCTGGCAGCCCCGTTGATGAATGTGAATACCTAAGATTAATTGAGTCTGCATCAAATACTCCACACAATTCAGCGACTGAATCAGGATATGCCTGCACTTCAGTAGCTAGTAGCCATAGTTCCTCTTCCGATTGTACTTTCTTTGATCCTGAAACAGAATATACAGTTCCAcaacaaattcaatttcaacagCCACGATTAAGTAGTACTGCTGATAATGAATCAACGATAGAACTTGACAATATCAGAGAATCACTCGAAATTAGTTTAACAAATGGACATGGTGATTCAGAAAATTATAATGGACTAGAAAAACAGAATAATCTTCCAAAAGATAGCAGCGATGATAGTAACTCACTGCCGCCGGAATTCCAAGACAGTTGTTGTAAAAATGAGTCAATTATTGAAGATGCCATAAAAAAACAAGAGGAAATTCTGAATGAATTGCAAAAGAAAAGTCAAATTATTTCCTCAACACCAACGCACAATGGACAAAGTAACAAAATAACCGAAAAAATACAGCAAAATGATGAAAGCAATATCAAGATTTCACTTGCAGAAATTAAGAATCTCCATGGTGAATCAGAAATTACAATTAGCATCACCGAACCTGATGAATCTGAAGAACCTGAAGaagaaacacaaacaaaaaccacCGACCGTGGTAAAATAACATCCGTCTTAGACACCGACGATGAAGATGACTGTAGACCCCAGCGTGTTAGACGTTGTTCATCACTTAAAACTGGAAAAACTCCCCCAGGAACTCCAGGACGAAAGAAAATTGTCCGCTTTGCCGATGTCTTGGGTCTCGACTTGGCCGATGTTAAAACCTTTTTAGATGAAATACCAAACATACCGAAATCAGCATTCGAGGATTTGGAAATAATGGAATCAGAGCCACCAATACAATTAGGGCCAAAATCTGACAAACTACTGATGCCATTATTCCAACAACCTGGCGGTCTGCCAACATTCCTCGATCTGGTGCGTGAAAAGCAAGTTTCTCTAGAAAATGCTGCTGTCTCAGATCATATCAATCATACAATAAACGGTTCAGTGAGAGTGAGAAATCTAGATTTCCACAAGTCAGTACATATTCGATATACCATTGATAACTGGCGTACTTATGCTGATCTTCAGGGAACTTATGTGGATAATTCTTGCGATGGTTTTTCAGACAAATTTACATTTGTTTTATATGGCAATTCAATGCAAGTCGGACAACGTCTTGAATTTGCAGTACGCTTTCAATGTAAAGGACAACAGTTTTGGGATAATAATTTCGGAGCTAATTATTGTTTCCAATGTTTGCCATCGACATCTCAAACTAACCTATCTGCTGCATCTCAGAACTCATCAGTTGGGTTACCTGACTCAACACCACATCATAATGGTAATGAAGGTGCCATATTGAGTCCAGCTGCTGGAGAAACTTGGTGTGGATTCTATTAG
- the LOC129910589 gene encoding 2-aminoadipate transaminase — translation MITNKFSAIQRRVLSTTFICRVNKQFFKSINMDQNYPKKNEDRMLKHLFDGSDWNVYDKNITNLGVGAPGPDILVKCCDIFEKATSHRMKLETTNQGMLFQYGPTVGVIEVRSGIAKFLTDAYKSEVKSEDIIVTTGATQGLHIILSTLIDLNGYIFVDEVTYMIALDVFRQFSTLKIVPVKLNSDGVGIKALRAFLEQKQFKSETKSFWGLYYAIPTYHNPTGITFSKDVLKNLITLAREFDILIACDDVYNTLYYGENVAQKRLYAYDDPNDDDFKGNVISNGSFSKIIGPGLRFGWLEVPPRCKSILETCGLLNSGGCLNNYTSGIMASLLDLGLGQAHAKMVKELYEERMLATCDILRNNLPKSCQFIEPQGGYFVWIQMPEDTDANAFLQICIKRHKLFFIPGNRFSLDNNFKNCFRISIAFHQKEVIQSSVRRICNALKEYLNL, via the exons ATGATAACAAATAAGTTTAGTGCTATACAACGTCGTGTATTGTCGACTACGTTTATTTGTAGAgtgaataaacaattttttaaatcaataaatatGGACCAAAATTATCCAAAGAAAAATGAAGACAGAATGTTAAAACATCTCTTCGATGGTTCCGACTGGAATGTTTAcgataaaaatattacaaactTGGGTGTGGGTGCACCAGGTCCTGATATATTAGTTAAATGCTGTGATATATTTGAAAAGGCTACAAGTCATAGAAtg AAACTAGAAACTACCAATCAAGGAATGTTATTTCAATATGGACCAACTGTTGGAGTGATAGAGGTGCGTTCGGGAATAGCTAAATTTTTGACAGATGCTTATAAATCTGAGGTGAAGAG tGAGGACATAATTGTTACAACTGGAGCTACGCAAGGATTGCATATAATTCTATCAACTCTCATAGATTTAAATGGCTATATTTTTGTCGATGAGGTTACCTACATGATTGCACTGGATGTATTTCGACAATTTAGCACTTTAAAAATTGTACCTG TTAAATTAAACAGTGATGGAGTTGGTATCAAGGCTTTACGAGCTTTCTTAGagcaaaaacaatttaagtcaGAAACGAAAAGTTTCTGGGGACTTTATTATGCCATTCCAACTTATCACAATCCAACAGGAATAACATTTTCGAAAG ATGTTTTAAAAAACCTTATAACCCTTGCTCGAGAATTCGACATTTTGATTGCATGTGATGATGTTTACAATACTCTATATTATGGAGAGAATGTTGCTCAGAAACGCCTTTATGCATACGACGATCCAAATGATGACGATTTTAAGGGAAATGTTATTTCAAATGgaagtttttcgaaaatcattggACCTGGATTGCGTTTTGGATGGCTTGAGGTGCCTCCAAGATGCAAATCTATATTGGAGACTTG TGGTCTTTTAAATAGTGGTGGTTGTTTAAATAACTACACTTCCGGTATAATGGCCAGCTTGTTGGACTTAGGCTTAGGACAAGCACATGCTAAAATGGTAAAAGAACTCTATGAAGAACGAATGTTGGCAACTTGTGATATCTTGAGAAATAATCTACCAAAATCCTGCCAATTCATTGAACCCCAAGGAGGATACTTTGTGTGGATTCAAATGCCTGAAGATACTGATGCAAATGCATTTCTTCAAATATGCATAAAAAggcataaattattttttattcctgGCAATCGGTTTTCacttgataataattttaaaaattgttttcgtaTTTCGATAGCTTTTCATCAAAAAGAAGTTATACAAAGTTCTGTGAGACGAATTTGCAATGCATTGAAAGAGTATTTGAATTTGTGA
- the LOC129910593 gene encoding biogenesis of lysosome-related organelles complex 1 subunit 2, whose protein sequence is MNQSDLQHNDLLDSPIRGPTLSTSTSSFEALDPHDPNLSKLATKMFRKTEEYITNELNAPLEDYKLLEDMNKATISKYSEMRHVAEGLNSSTNELNDKFQQLIPLMQQIHEISDTVDKLEAAAYKLDAYSVALENRVKSVLQRKTQ, encoded by the exons atgaatcaaagTGACTTGCAGCACAATGATCTCCTCGACTCACCAATTCGTGGCCCAACTCTATCCACAAGTACATCCAGTTTTGAAGCTTTAGATCCACATGACCCAAATCTTAGTAAATTAGCTACAAAAATGTTTAGAAAAACCGAAGAATACATAACAAATGAATTAAATGCTCCTCTCGAGGATTATAAACTTTTAGAAGACATGAATAAAGCAACAATATCAAAATACTCTGAAATGAGACATGTTGCTGAGGGTCTTAATTCATCAACAAATGAATTAAATGATAAATTCCAACAACTT ATTCCATTAATGCAACAAATTCATGAAATATCCGATACTGTCGATAAATTGGAAGCAGCTGCTTATAAACTAGATGCTTACAGCGTTGCGCTAGAAAATCGTGTCAAATCTGTGCTTCAAAGGAAAactcaataa
- the LOC129910595 gene encoding immediate early response 3-interacting protein 1, translating to MFTLWTLIESSLLCLNAICVLHDERFLAKIGWGPNAQHQEFGQPSVKSQMLNLIRSIRTVAKIPLIFLNIAAIVIKLILG from the exons atgtttaCTCTCTGGACCTTAATCGAATCATCATTACTCTGTCTAAATGCAATTTGTGTCCTTCACGATGAACGATTTCTTGCTAAAA TTGGTTGGGGCCCAAATGCACAACATCAAGAATTTGGACAACCCAGTGTCAAGTCACAAATGTTGAATTTGATTCGTTCCATAAGAACTGTTGCTAAAA TTCCTTTGATATTCCTAAATATTGCGGCAATTGTCATAAAACTTATACTTGGATGA